The Deltaproteobacteria bacterium genome contains the following window.
GGATAGCCGTCCCCGATGACTTCCAGGATCTTTTTAAGACCCAGGGGAGTAGGCGAGACAAAAATCAGGGCTTCGAGCAGGGATTTGAGTTCGTTCATAGTGTACCGTTAAGAGACCGTGGCCGGAGGAAGAAAGTCATAAACAAGAAGGTTCCCTTCATGGATTTCCTGATACATGATGATTTTGTGAAGCTTGGCCAATTCCAGCAAGGCCAGAAAGACGACGATGATTTCAGCCCGGCCAAAATGGGCGGGCAATAACTCTTCCAGGAGGAGTCGCCCCATTTGTTTTAACTGGTCCAATATTTCTTCCATCTTGTTTTCGATGGGAATCAAGGGACTGGGTAAATGGGCGAAGGCCTCCTCTTTTTTCTCCAGAAGCATTTTCCGCACGGCGGCAATCAATTCAAAAAGACCCACCCGGATCATCCCCTCTTCTTTCCCTTCCATTTCTTTTGCTAAAAAATC
Protein-coding sequences here:
- a CDS encoding segregation/condensation protein A; this translates as MDYNVKLDIFEGPLDLLVHLIRKNEMDIYDIPIAVITAQYLEYLDLMKDLNINIAGNFLVMAATLIHIKSKMLLPRPPDDEEEEDPRMELARPLMEYLQLKEAAEQLGQRPVLYRDVFTRDFLAKEMEGKEEGMIRVGLFELIAAVRKMLLEKKEEAFAHLPSPLIPIENKMEEILDQLKQMGRLLLEELLPAHFGRAEIIVVFLALLELAKLHKIIMYQEIHEGNLLVYDFLPPATVS